In Nocardia sp. NBC_00403, one DNA window encodes the following:
- a CDS encoding TetR/AcrR family transcriptional regulator, which produces MTAPDASKSARRNELLALAAQLFAERGLRATTVRDIADAAGILSGSLYHHFDSKESMVDEILRDFLDDLFGRYREIVGSGLSSRDTLEALVLASYESFDRSHAAVAIYQAEAKRLRGSERFTYIADYNREFRELWHRVLTSGVQDGSFRPELDVELAYRFLRDTVWVAVRWYEPGGAITVQNLAKQYLTIVLDGLTVPESTK; this is translated from the coding sequence GTGACCGCACCAGACGCCTCGAAATCAGCACGGCGCAATGAACTGCTCGCACTGGCAGCCCAGCTGTTCGCCGAGCGGGGGCTGCGCGCGACCACTGTGCGCGATATCGCCGATGCGGCCGGAATCTTATCGGGGAGCCTCTACCACCATTTCGATTCCAAGGAGTCGATGGTCGACGAGATCCTGCGCGACTTCCTCGACGACCTGTTCGGGCGCTACCGGGAGATCGTCGGTTCCGGGCTCAGCTCGCGAGACACCTTGGAAGCCTTGGTACTTGCCTCCTACGAGTCCTTCGACCGCTCGCATGCGGCCGTCGCGATCTACCAGGCCGAGGCCAAGCGCCTGCGCGGCTCGGAGCGGTTCACCTATATCGCCGACTACAACCGCGAATTCCGCGAGCTCTGGCACCGAGTACTGACCAGCGGTGTGCAGGACGGCAGCTTCCGGCCCGAACTCGACGTCGAGCTGGCCTACCGCTTCCTGCGCGACACCGTGTGGGTCGCGGTGCGGTGGTACGAGCCGGGCGGCGCGATCACCGTCCAAAACCTTGCCAAGCAATACCTCACCATCGTGCTCGACGGGCTCACTGTGCCCGAGTCCACCAAGTAG
- a CDS encoding acetyl-CoA C-acetyltransferase, with protein MSAPARRPYAPLRDAYVIDAVRTPVGKRNGALAAVHPADLGAAALRGLLDRTPIDPAVVDDVIVGCVDNIGPQAGNIGRTAWLTAGYPEEVPGVTVDRQCGSSQQAINFGAQAIMSGTAEVIVAGGVQNMSAIPISAAMLAGKEYGFDSPFVGATGWDHRYGTGEVSQFNGAQLIADKWDISREDMERWALRSHERARDAIKNGRFDNEIVPVGDFWIDQCPRETTLEKMASLPVLAEGGTLTAAVASQISDGASATLLASEWAVEAYGLKPRARIHHVSARGADPIMMLTGPIPATKWALEKSGLTIEDIDVVEINEAFAPVVLAWLKEIGADPERVNVNGGAIALGHPLGATGAKLFATLLNELERVNGRYGLLTICEGGGTANATIIERLG; from the coding sequence ATGTCTGCACCTGCCCGCCGTCCCTACGCCCCGCTGCGCGATGCCTACGTGATCGACGCGGTGCGCACACCGGTCGGCAAGCGCAACGGCGCACTGGCCGCCGTGCATCCCGCCGACCTCGGCGCGGCCGCATTGCGCGGACTGCTGGACCGCACCCCGATCGACCCGGCGGTCGTAGACGATGTGATCGTCGGCTGCGTCGACAACATCGGCCCGCAGGCGGGCAATATCGGCCGTACGGCGTGGCTGACTGCCGGATACCCGGAGGAAGTCCCCGGCGTCACGGTCGACCGGCAATGCGGATCTTCCCAGCAGGCCATTAATTTCGGCGCCCAGGCCATCATGAGCGGCACCGCCGAGGTGATCGTCGCGGGCGGCGTGCAGAACATGAGCGCAATCCCGATCTCGGCGGCGATGCTCGCGGGCAAGGAGTACGGGTTCGATTCCCCCTTCGTCGGGGCCACCGGCTGGGATCATCGCTACGGCACCGGCGAAGTGTCGCAGTTCAACGGCGCGCAGCTGATCGCCGACAAGTGGGACATCAGCCGGGAAGACATGGAGCGCTGGGCTCTTCGCAGCCACGAACGGGCGCGCGATGCCATCAAGAACGGTCGCTTCGACAACGAGATCGTGCCCGTCGGTGACTTCTGGATCGACCAGTGCCCGCGCGAAACCACGCTCGAGAAGATGGCGTCACTGCCCGTGCTCGCCGAGGGCGGCACGCTGACCGCCGCGGTCGCCAGCCAGATCTCCGACGGCGCGAGCGCGACGCTGCTGGCCTCCGAATGGGCCGTCGAGGCATACGGTTTGAAGCCGCGCGCGCGCATCCACCACGTCAGCGCCCGCGGCGCCGATCCGATCATGATGCTCACCGGCCCCATCCCGGCGACCAAGTGGGCACTGGAGAAGTCCGGCCTGACCATCGAGGACATCGATGTGGTCGAGATCAACGAGGCATTCGCGCCGGTCGTCCTCGCGTGGCTGAAGGAGATCGGCGCGGACCCGGAGCGGGTCAATGTCAACGGCGGCGCAATCGCCCTCGGCCATCCGCTCGGCGCCACCGGTGCAAAGCTTTTCGCCACCCTCCTCAACGAGCTGGAACGCGTCAACGGCCGCTACGGCCTGCTCACCATCTGTGAAGGCGGCGGCACCGCGAACGCCACCATCATCGAACGCTTGGGCTGA
- a CDS encoding cupin domain-containing protein, whose translation MPHITADRAPRFENEHAAFVGLAAPSRGSTENSAWRLTIKPGVDAPAHALDREEIFIALSGTMTVTLGGEILTVEAGDALIVPAHELFAMSNPSDEPFEAVVMLPVGGQGLIPGQPPVVAPWAR comes from the coding sequence ATGCCACATATCACCGCCGACCGCGCCCCTCGATTCGAGAACGAACACGCCGCGTTCGTCGGCCTGGCCGCACCCAGCCGCGGGTCCACCGAGAACAGCGCGTGGCGACTCACCATCAAACCGGGCGTCGACGCGCCGGCGCATGCCTTGGATCGCGAGGAGATCTTCATCGCACTGTCCGGCACGATGACCGTCACCCTAGGCGGCGAAATCCTCACCGTGGAAGCCGGAGACGCACTCATCGTGCCCGCACACGAGCTATTCGCCATGTCTAATCCGAGCGATGAACCGTTCGAGGCCGTCGTGATGCTGCCCGTCGGCGGGCAGGGGCTCATTCCCGGTCAGCCGCCAGTCGTCGCACCCTGGGCGCGCTGA
- a CDS encoding cupin domain-containing protein has protein sequence MPLIKSADAPIFDAPLMTAVGLAAPSRGSTENSVWRFTMHPGNPGHEHAVSREEIFIALAGKARATIDGETYDFRAGDALVIPAHTVFRVSVPGDEPFEAVAILPVGAYAQTPGGDRVSPPWAQ, from the coding sequence ATGCCACTCATCAAATCCGCCGACGCACCCATCTTCGACGCTCCCCTCATGACCGCCGTCGGCCTGGCCGCACCCAGCCGCGGCTCCACCGAGAACAGCGTCTGGCGCTTCACCATGCACCCGGGCAATCCCGGCCACGAGCACGCGGTCTCGCGGGAAGAGATCTTTATTGCCCTCGCCGGCAAGGCCCGCGCCACCATCGACGGCGAAACCTACGACTTCCGCGCCGGAGACGCACTGGTGATCCCGGCCCACACCGTCTTCCGAGTGTCCGTGCCAGGCGACGAACCGTTCGAGGCGGTGGCGATCCTGCCGGTGGGCGCCTACGCCCAAACGCCCGGTGGCGACCGAGTGAGCCCACCCTGGGCCCAATAG
- a CDS encoding MarR family winged helix-turn-helix transcriptional regulator, whose translation MDFGVLLGQAYQAFVWELHAHLAERGHRMLGASYGYVLRTLSENALTASQLGERLGITAQGAAKIVDEMVRHGYVERRPDPADKRAKLLCLSDRGRDTLDAVREFHAEYERRLVARVGADQVATVRAVLGEIVGTAVDSGAERTFRPR comes from the coding sequence ATGGATTTCGGCGTCCTGCTCGGGCAGGCGTATCAGGCGTTCGTCTGGGAGCTGCACGCGCATCTGGCCGAGCGCGGCCATCGCATGCTGGGCGCCTCCTACGGCTACGTGTTGCGCACGTTGTCCGAGAACGCGCTCACCGCAAGCCAATTGGGGGAGCGCCTCGGGATCACCGCGCAGGGTGCGGCCAAGATCGTCGACGAAATGGTGCGGCACGGCTACGTGGAGCGGCGCCCGGATCCGGCGGACAAACGCGCCAAACTGCTGTGCCTGTCGGACCGGGGTCGCGACACGCTGGACGCTGTGCGGGAATTCCACGCCGAGTACGAGCGAAGGCTGGTCGCGCGGGTGGGTGCAGACCAGGTCGCGACGGTACGGGCGGTGTTGGGTGAGATCGTCGGCACGGCAGTGGATTCCGGCGCGGAGCGGACCTTCCGGCCGCGATGA
- a CDS encoding NAD(P)H-dependent flavin oxidoreductase produces the protein MSGPLRTPLTELVGIEHPIVQTGMGWVAGPSLVSATANAGGLGILASATMTFAELEAAIAKTKAQTAKPFGVNIRADATDAGERIDLLIREKVAVASFALAPKQDLIAKLKDAGVVVIPSIGAAKHAVKVASWGADAVIVQGGEGGGHTGPVATTLLLPSVLDAVDIPVVAAGGFFDGRGLAAALAYGAAGVAMGTRFLLTQESTVPDAVKQEYLARQLQDTVVSLKVDGMPHRVLNTELVQRLEHSGRWRGLAAAVSNAAKFKGMTGMKWSTLVRDGLAMRKAKDLTWSQVVMAANTPMLLRAGLVEGNTHAGVLAAGQVTGIIDDLPTCQELIDRIIVDAVARIDAITALTEHHKVTPSAP, from the coding sequence ATGAGTGGACCATTGCGAACCCCGCTGACCGAACTGGTCGGCATCGAGCACCCGATCGTGCAGACCGGTATGGGCTGGGTGGCGGGCCCGAGTCTGGTGTCGGCCACCGCCAACGCCGGTGGTCTCGGCATTCTCGCCTCGGCGACCATGACCTTCGCGGAGTTGGAAGCGGCGATTGCGAAAACCAAGGCGCAGACCGCTAAACCGTTCGGCGTGAACATCCGCGCCGACGCGACCGACGCAGGCGAGCGCATCGACCTGTTGATCCGCGAGAAGGTGGCGGTCGCATCGTTCGCGCTCGCGCCGAAACAGGACCTCATCGCCAAGCTGAAAGATGCTGGGGTCGTGGTGATTCCGTCGATCGGCGCGGCGAAGCATGCCGTGAAGGTCGCCTCGTGGGGCGCGGACGCGGTGATCGTGCAGGGCGGCGAGGGCGGCGGGCACACCGGCCCGGTCGCCACCACCCTGCTGCTGCCTTCGGTGCTCGACGCCGTGGACATTCCCGTTGTCGCGGCGGGCGGGTTCTTCGACGGGCGCGGCCTGGCCGCCGCCTTGGCCTACGGCGCGGCAGGTGTCGCGATGGGCACCCGTTTCCTGCTCACGCAGGAGAGCACCGTGCCCGATGCGGTCAAGCAGGAGTACCTGGCGAGGCAGCTTCAGGACACAGTGGTCTCCCTCAAGGTCGACGGCATGCCGCACCGGGTGCTGAATACGGAATTGGTGCAGCGCCTGGAGCATTCGGGCCGCTGGCGCGGCCTGGCCGCCGCAGTCTCCAACGCAGCAAAGTTCAAGGGTATGACCGGTATGAAGTGGTCGACCCTGGTCCGTGACGGTCTCGCCATGCGAAAGGCCAAGGACCTCACCTGGTCCCAGGTCGTCATGGCCGCCAACACTCCGATGCTGCTGCGCGCGGGCCTCGTCGAGGGCAATACCCACGCGGGAGTCCTGGCCGCAGGCCAGGTCACCGGCATCATCGACGACCTGCCCACCTGCCAGGAACTCATCGACCGCATCATCGTCGACGCCGTGGCACGAATCGACGCCATCACCGCACTCACCGAGCACCACAAAGTCACTCCGAGCGCGCCCTGA
- a CDS encoding CoA-transferase subunit beta, whose protein sequence is MTSTETSTRAEICAVACAEIFSGAGEIMASPMSPMSIIGARLAKLTTEPDLLLSDGEALLFADTPPIGGKSPIEGWIPFRRVFDVVASGRRHVVMGANQIDRFGNQNLSAFGPLQQPSRQMFGVRGAPGNTINHATSYWVSRHTKRVFVDTVDIVSGVGYDKIDPANPAFRFHHLHRVVTNLGVFDFEGPDHTMRARSLHPGVTAAEVAENTSFEIAGLADAGETPLPTAEQLRLIRDVLDPKKVRESEVPV, encoded by the coding sequence GTGACGAGCACCGAGACCAGCACCAGGGCCGAGATCTGCGCGGTCGCGTGCGCCGAGATATTCAGCGGTGCAGGGGAAATCATGGCGAGCCCGATGTCGCCGATGTCGATCATCGGGGCGCGCCTGGCCAAGCTCACCACCGAGCCGGACTTGCTGCTTTCCGACGGCGAGGCGCTGCTGTTCGCCGACACTCCCCCGATCGGCGGCAAGTCGCCGATCGAGGGCTGGATTCCGTTCCGCAGGGTGTTCGATGTGGTGGCCTCCGGCCGCCGCCATGTGGTGATGGGCGCCAACCAGATCGATCGGTTCGGCAACCAGAACCTGTCGGCCTTCGGCCCATTGCAACAGCCGAGCAGGCAGATGTTCGGGGTGCGCGGCGCGCCGGGCAACACCATCAACCATGCGACGAGCTACTGGGTGTCGCGGCACACGAAGCGGGTCTTCGTCGACACGGTCGACATCGTGTCCGGCGTCGGCTACGACAAGATCGATCCGGCCAATCCGGCGTTCCGGTTCCACCACCTGCACCGGGTGGTCACCAATCTCGGCGTTTTCGATTTCGAGGGCCCCGATCACACCATGCGGGCGCGCAGCCTGCACCCGGGCGTCACCGCTGCCGAGGTCGCCGAGAACACCTCCTTCGAGATCGCGGGACTTGCCGACGCGGGCGAGACCCCGCTGCCCACCGCCGAGCAGCTGCGGTTGATCCGAGATGTGCTCGACCCCAAGAAGGTTCGCGAATCGGAGGTACCGGTATGA
- a CDS encoding CoA transferase subunit A → MRDKRMSLDEFVGELRSGMTIGIGGWGSRRKPMALVRAILRSDITDLTVVSYGGPDLGLLCSAGKVRKAYYGFVSLDSPPFYDPWFSKARTSGALVAREMDEGMLKCGLEAAAARLPFLPIRAGLGSDVLNFWDGELRTVTSPYADADGKAETLVAMPALKLDAALVHLNIGDRHGNAGYTGVDPYFDDLYCLAADRRYVSVERVVETEELVKTVPLQSLLLNRMMVDGVVEAPNGAHFTLAGDSYGRDEKFQRHYVEAAKTPETWQQFVDKYLAVSEAEYQAAVREFGQEASK, encoded by the coding sequence ATGCGGGACAAGCGAATGTCGCTCGACGAGTTCGTCGGCGAACTGCGCAGCGGAATGACCATCGGCATCGGCGGCTGGGGTTCCCGGCGCAAGCCGATGGCCCTGGTGCGGGCCATTCTGCGCTCGGACATCACCGACCTGACCGTGGTCAGCTACGGCGGACCCGACCTCGGGCTGTTGTGCTCGGCAGGCAAGGTCCGCAAGGCCTACTACGGCTTCGTGTCGCTGGATTCGCCGCCGTTCTACGATCCGTGGTTCTCCAAGGCACGCACGTCCGGTGCGCTGGTGGCGCGGGAAATGGACGAGGGCATGCTCAAGTGCGGGCTGGAAGCGGCCGCCGCGCGACTGCCGTTCCTGCCGATCCGTGCCGGACTCGGGTCCGATGTCCTCAACTTCTGGGACGGCGAACTGCGGACCGTCACCTCCCCGTACGCCGACGCGGACGGCAAGGCCGAGACGCTCGTCGCGATGCCTGCACTGAAACTCGATGCGGCGCTGGTCCATCTGAACATCGGCGACCGGCACGGCAACGCCGGCTACACCGGTGTCGATCCGTACTTCGACGACCTGTACTGCCTGGCCGCCGACCGCCGCTACGTCTCGGTGGAACGCGTAGTCGAAACCGAAGAACTCGTGAAAACCGTTCCGCTGCAATCACTGCTGCTCAACCGGATGATGGTCGACGGCGTCGTCGAGGCGCCCAATGGCGCGCATTTCACCTTGGCGGGCGACAGCTACGGCCGTGACGAGAAGTTCCAGCGCCACTACGTGGAAGCGGCCAAGACGCCCGAAACCTGGCAGCAGTTCGTCGACAAGTATCTGGCCGTCTCCGAAGCGGAGTACCAGGCCGCCGTTCGTGAGTTTGGACAGGAGGCGTCGAAGTGA
- a CDS encoding enoyl-CoA hydratase family protein — protein MGINRHSESTGITVVTVDYPPVNAIPSDGWFAIADEIRAAGRDQETKVVVLRAENRGFNAGVDIKEMQRTPGHQALIDANHGCYEAFAAVYDCPVPVIAAVQGFCLGGGIGLVGNADVVIASDDATFGLPEVDRGALGAATHLSRLVPQHLMRALFYTASTITAQQLQHFGSVYQVVPRAELDAAAMEVAKNIATKDGRVIRAAKRALNGIDVQDVHRSYRFEQGFTFELNLAGVADEIRARFDDDLAARKAAESKGN, from the coding sequence ATGGGGATCAACCGTCACTCCGAATCAACCGGCATCACCGTGGTCACGGTCGACTACCCGCCGGTCAACGCCATACCGTCCGACGGCTGGTTCGCCATTGCCGACGAGATCCGCGCGGCAGGGCGCGACCAAGAGACCAAGGTTGTCGTGCTGCGCGCGGAGAACCGCGGGTTCAACGCCGGTGTCGACATCAAGGAAATGCAGCGCACACCCGGCCATCAGGCACTGATCGACGCCAATCACGGCTGCTACGAGGCGTTCGCGGCGGTCTACGACTGCCCCGTTCCGGTGATCGCGGCGGTACAGGGCTTCTGCCTCGGCGGCGGGATCGGGCTGGTCGGCAATGCCGACGTCGTCATCGCGTCCGACGATGCCACCTTCGGCCTGCCCGAAGTCGACCGCGGCGCGCTCGGCGCGGCCACCCATCTGTCGCGACTGGTGCCGCAGCACCTGATGCGGGCGCTGTTCTACACCGCGAGCACCATCACCGCACAACAGTTGCAGCACTTCGGCTCGGTGTACCAGGTGGTGCCGCGCGCTGAACTCGACGCCGCCGCAATGGAAGTCGCGAAGAACATCGCGACGAAAGACGGCCGGGTGATTCGCGCGGCAAAGCGCGCACTCAACGGCATCGACGTGCAGGACGTGCACCGCAGCTACCGCTTCGAGCAGGGCTTCACCTTCGAGCTGAACCTCGCAGGCGTCGCGGACGAGATCCGCGCCCGCTTCGACGACGACCTGGCGGCGCGCAAGGCAGCAGAGAGCAAGGGGAACTAA
- a CDS encoding SDR family oxidoreductase, with the protein MALEIDLAGSVVLVTGGVRGVGAGVSKAFLAAGATVVACARRPADNPVRSGGREIEYLPCDVRDAGSVQALIDTIVERHGRLDHLINNAGGAPFALAAEASKNFHAKIVELNLLAPLLVSQAANAVMQQQSGGGSIVMVSSVSGHRPSPGTAAYGAAKAGMDSLTASLAVEWAPKVRVNSLVVGPVETEQSQLHYGDQDGIDAVGATIPLGRMAAPDDIGRCAAFLASPLASYVSGATLLVHGGGERPAFLAASNAVVGGQRADA; encoded by the coding sequence GTGGCACTCGAAATCGATCTCGCCGGCAGCGTCGTTCTGGTCACCGGAGGTGTGCGCGGGGTGGGCGCCGGGGTGAGCAAGGCTTTTCTCGCCGCGGGCGCGACGGTGGTGGCGTGCGCGCGGCGGCCGGCCGACAACCCGGTGCGCAGCGGTGGGCGCGAGATCGAATATCTGCCGTGCGATGTGCGCGACGCCGGCTCGGTGCAGGCGCTGATCGACACGATCGTCGAGCGGCACGGTCGTCTCGACCACCTGATCAACAATGCCGGCGGCGCACCGTTCGCCCTCGCCGCCGAGGCGAGCAAGAATTTCCACGCCAAGATTGTCGAGTTGAATCTGCTTGCGCCGCTGCTTGTTTCGCAGGCGGCGAATGCGGTGATGCAGCAGCAGTCCGGCGGCGGATCGATCGTGATGGTGTCGAGCGTGAGCGGGCACCGGCCCTCGCCCGGCACTGCCGCCTACGGGGCCGCGAAAGCGGGCATGGACAGCCTCACCGCCTCGCTCGCGGTCGAGTGGGCGCCGAAGGTTCGGGTGAATTCGCTGGTCGTCGGCCCGGTCGAGACCGAACAGAGCCAGTTGCACTACGGCGATCAGGACGGCATCGACGCGGTGGGCGCGACAATCCCGCTCGGGCGGATGGCCGCGCCCGACGACATCGGCCGTTGCGCGGCCTTCCTTGCCTCCCCGCTGGCTTCCTACGTCAGCGGCGCGACGTTGCTCGTGCACGGTGGCGGGGAGCGGCCCGCTTTCCTTGCGGCGTCCAATGCGGTGGTCGGCGGACAGCGGGCCGACGCCTGA
- a CDS encoding SDR family oxidoreductase, with translation MDTEQICAGRTVIVTGAGRGIGRAHALAFAAAGARVVVNDLGSALDGAETTETPAEQVVAEIKALGGEAVANGDDIADWDGARNLIRQAVDTFGGLDVLVNNAGFVRDRMLVNLGEDEWDAVIRVHLKGHFATMRHAIEYWRGESKAGRPVDARIINTSSGAGLQGSVGQGNYGAAKAGIAGLTLTASAEFARYGVTVNAIAPAARTRMTETVFAETMTAPEDGFDAMAPGNISPLVVWLGSPQSAGVTGRMFEVEGGKVALADGWRHGVAVDRGARWTPAELGPVVADLIAKAIPAEPVYGA, from the coding sequence ATGGACACCGAGCAGATCTGCGCCGGGCGCACCGTCATCGTCACCGGCGCGGGCCGTGGCATCGGCAGGGCGCACGCGCTCGCCTTCGCCGCCGCGGGAGCCCGGGTGGTGGTCAACGACCTCGGCTCGGCGCTCGACGGTGCGGAAACCACGGAGACACCCGCCGAACAGGTGGTCGCGGAGATCAAAGCGCTCGGCGGCGAGGCCGTCGCCAACGGCGACGATATTGCGGACTGGGACGGCGCTCGCAATCTCATCCGGCAGGCCGTCGACACGTTCGGCGGTCTCGACGTACTCGTCAACAACGCGGGCTTCGTGCGTGACCGCATGCTGGTCAACCTCGGCGAGGACGAATGGGACGCGGTCATCCGGGTCCACCTCAAGGGCCACTTTGCGACCATGCGGCACGCGATCGAATACTGGCGTGGCGAATCCAAGGCAGGTCGCCCCGTCGACGCCCGCATCATCAACACCAGCTCGGGCGCCGGCCTCCAGGGCAGCGTCGGCCAGGGCAACTACGGCGCGGCCAAGGCGGGCATCGCGGGCCTCACCTTGACCGCGTCCGCCGAATTCGCCCGCTACGGCGTCACGGTGAACGCCATCGCACCGGCCGCCCGCACCCGAATGACCGAAACCGTTTTCGCCGAAACCATGACGGCCCCCGAAGACGGCTTCGACGCAATGGCCCCCGGGAACATCTCCCCCTTGGTCGTTTGGCTCGGCAGCCCGCAGTCCGCAGGCGTCACCGGCCGCATGTTCGAGGTCGAAGGCGGCAAAGTGGCCCTAGCCGACGGCTGGCGCCACGGCGTCGCCGTTGACCGCGGCGCCCGCTGGACCCCCGCGGAACTAGGCCCCGTAGTCGCCGACCTGATCGCCAAGGCAATTCCGGCGGAGCCCGTATACGGCGCCTGA
- a CDS encoding helix-turn-helix domain-containing protein: MADFAARLNKLFETVHPPGRKPHTNAEVAAALTASGHPISKPYLSQLRSGQRTNPSDETVAALAKFFKVKPDYFFNDIYAAKIDHDLELLSQLQGYGLRRLSSRAFDLSEESQNLLTSMAEKLRASEGLPEIPPDGTE, encoded by the coding sequence ATGGCTGATTTCGCGGCGCGGCTGAACAAGCTGTTCGAAACCGTGCATCCCCCGGGGCGCAAGCCGCACACCAACGCGGAGGTTGCGGCTGCGCTGACAGCCTCCGGGCATCCGATCTCGAAACCGTACCTCTCGCAGTTGCGGTCGGGTCAGCGGACGAACCCGTCGGACGAAACGGTGGCTGCACTGGCCAAGTTCTTCAAGGTCAAGCCGGACTACTTCTTCAACGACATCTATGCCGCCAAGATCGATCACGATCTGGAGTTGTTGTCCCAGCTGCAGGGCTATGGACTGCGGCGGTTGTCGAGTAGAGCGTTCGACCTGTCCGAAGAATCACAGAACCTCCTCACCTCCATGGCGGAGAAGTTGCGAGCAAGCGAAGGCTTGCCCGAAATTCCTCCGGACGGTACCGAATAG
- a CDS encoding steroid 3-ketoacyl-CoA thiolase, whose translation MGTPVIVEAARTPIGKRGGWLAGLHAAELLGLAQRGLLEKAHLDPALVEQVIGGCVTQAGEQSNNITRVAWLHAGLPWQVGATTIDTQCGSAQQANHLIAGLIATDAIDIGMACGVEAMSRVPLGANVGTNAGPRRPASWSIDLPNQFEAAERIAKRRGITRDDVDALGVRSQQRAAQAWAEGRFDREVLSVAAPAVDKEGNLTGEKLEVTKDQGLRDTNLESLAKLKPVLEGGIHTAGTSSQISDGAAAVLLMDEKAAQRAGLRPRARIVTQVVVGAEPEFHLDGPVQACTRLLERSGMNIGDIDLFEINEAFASVALSWASVHNPDMDRVNVNGGAIALGHPVGSTGSRLITTALHELERTGGSTAMVLMCAGGALATGTIIERL comes from the coding sequence ATGGGCACACCAGTAATCGTCGAGGCCGCTCGCACCCCGATCGGCAAGCGCGGCGGCTGGCTCGCGGGCCTGCACGCCGCCGAACTGCTCGGCCTCGCGCAGCGCGGGTTGCTCGAGAAGGCGCACCTGGACCCCGCCCTTGTCGAGCAGGTCATCGGCGGCTGCGTCACCCAGGCGGGCGAGCAGTCCAACAACATCACCCGGGTCGCCTGGCTGCATGCCGGCCTGCCGTGGCAGGTCGGGGCCACCACCATCGATACGCAGTGCGGTTCGGCCCAGCAGGCCAATCATCTGATCGCCGGGCTCATCGCGACCGATGCCATCGACATCGGCATGGCCTGCGGCGTGGAAGCCATGAGCCGAGTTCCCTTGGGCGCCAACGTCGGCACGAACGCGGGCCCGCGCAGGCCCGCGTCATGGAGCATCGATCTGCCCAACCAGTTCGAGGCGGCCGAACGTATTGCCAAGCGGCGTGGCATCACTCGCGACGATGTCGACGCGCTCGGCGTCCGCTCGCAGCAGCGCGCCGCACAGGCCTGGGCCGAGGGCCGCTTCGATCGCGAGGTGCTTTCGGTGGCCGCACCCGCCGTCGACAAGGAAGGCAACCTCACCGGCGAGAAGCTCGAGGTGACCAAGGACCAGGGCCTGCGCGACACCAACCTGGAAAGCCTCGCCAAGCTGAAGCCGGTGCTCGAAGGCGGCATCCACACCGCGGGTACGTCGTCACAGATCTCCGACGGCGCGGCCGCGGTGCTGCTGATGGACGAAAAGGCCGCGCAGCGAGCGGGATTGCGGCCGCGCGCCCGGATTGTCACGCAAGTCGTGGTCGGCGCCGAGCCCGAGTTCCATCTCGACGGCCCAGTTCAGGCCTGCACCCGGCTGCTCGAGCGGTCGGGCATGAATATCGGTGACATCGATCTATTCGAGATCAATGAAGCATTCGCGTCGGTCGCACTTTCGTGGGCATCTGTACACAATCCGGACATGGACCGGGTTAATGTCAACGGCGGCGCGATCGCACTGGGGCACCCGGTCGGCTCCACCGGATCTCGGCTCATCACAACGGCTTTGCATGAACTGGAGCGCACCGGGGGTAGTACGGCGATGGTGCTCATGTGCGCGGGTGGCGCACTGGCGACAGGCACGATCATCGAGCGGTTGTAG